Within Actinoplanes sp. L3-i22, the genomic segment GTACGGCTTCTTCGTCGCCGCCCTGAACCGCTACCGCCCGGCCGACGAGGCCTACCTCGGCTTCGTCGAGCTGACCGCCGGTCACGTGGCGGCCGGGATCGCCGGCGCCCGCAGCTACCAGGCCCAGCAGCGCCGGGCCGAGGAGCTGGCCGAGCTGGACCGGGCCAAGACCACGTTCTTCGCCAACATCAGCCACGAGTTCCGGACCCCGCTGACCCTGATCATGGGTCCGCTGGACGAGCTGCGCGCCCGGCTGGGCGACGCCGACCCGGAGGTCCGTGACGAGCTGGAGGTGATGCACCGCAACGGGCTACGGCTGGGCAAGCTGGTCAACGCCCTGCTGGACTTCTCCCGGCTGGAGGCCGGCCGGATGCAGGCGCGGTACGAGCCGGTCGACCTGGCCGCCACCACCGCCGAGCTGGCCAGCGTCTTCCGGTCCGCGGTCGAGCGGGCCGGCCTGGTCTTCGCGGTGGACTGCCCGCCGCTGCCCGAGCCGGTGCTGGTCGACCGCAGCATGTGGGAGAAGGTCGTCCTCAACCTGCTCAGCAACGCGCTGAAGTTCACCTTCGACGGGTCGATCCGGGTCACCGTGCGGGCCGGGGACGGCGCGGCGGTGGTCACCGTCGCGGACACCGGCATCGGGGTCGCGCCGGCGGAGATGCCCCGGCTGTTCGAGCGCTTCCACCGGATCGACAACGCCCGCTCCCGGTCGAACGAGGGCAGCGGGATCGGCCTGGCCATGGTGAAGGAGCTGGTCGGGCTGCACCGGGGCACGGTCACCGCGGACAGTACGCCGGGCCGGGGCACCACGTTCACGATCCGGCTGCCGTTCGGGGTCGCGCACCTGCCCCCGGGCGCGGCGATCGGGCCGGCCGAGACCGCGCCGGTCGCGGCGACCGCCGAGCCGTTCCTGCAGGAGGCGAACCGCTGGCTGCCCGGGGACACCCCGCTCGACCCGCCGCCGGCCGTCCCGCTGACCGGCAACGCGGCCGACATCGTGGTGGCCGACGACAACGCGGACATGCGCGACTACCTGACCCGGCTGCTGCGCTCGGCCGGGCACCGGGTGACCGCGGTCGGCGACGGCCGGCAGGCGCTCGACGCGGCCCGTGCCGAGGCGCCGGACCTGGTGGTCAGCGACGTGATGATGCCGGTGATGACCGGGCTCGAGCTGGTCGCCGCGCTGCGCGGGGACACCCGCACGGCCGGGGTGCCGGTGCTGCTGCTGTCCGCCCGGGCCGGCGAGGAGGCGTCGATCGAGGGCCTGGAGGCGGGCGCCGACGACTACCTGTTCAAGCCGTTCTCGGCGGCCGAGCTGCTGGCCCGGGTGCGGGCCAACGTGGAGCTGGCCCGGCTGCGCAACCATCACGCCCGGTGGCGGACGGCGCTGGTCGACTCGCTGCAGGAGGCGTTCTTCGTCTGCGACGAGGCGGGCGCGGTCATCGAGATCAACGCGGCGTTCACCGAGATGATCGGGTACGGGCCGGAGGACCTGCCGTACGCCGCGGTCCATCCGTGGTGGCCGGACCCGGCCACCGACGGGGAGGCGTTCGCCCAGGTCCAGGCCGCGTTCGACCTGCTGGTGGGCCGGCAGCACGGCGACTACACGATCCCGGTGCGGCACCGCGACGGCCACCGGGTGTGGGTCGCGGCCACGTTCAACCACGTCCGGGACCCGGAGAGCGGGCGCCGGGTGATCGTGGGGACGTTCCGGGACGTGACCGACGAGCACTACGTGATCCAGCGGGAGTCCGCGCTCGCGTCGCTGAGCATGCGGCTGTCCGAGGCGGATCACCTGGAGAACGCGCTCGCCGTGGCGCTCGGCGAGCTGCGCGGGCTGTGGCAGGCGTCGTACGTCGTGGCCGCGGTCTTCGACGGCGCCGAGACGCCCGCCCTGACCGCCACCGACCCCGCCCTGACCTGGGAACATCTCCCGCAGAAGCGGATCCTGGCGCTGCGCGACCGGCCGCTGCTCACCCCGGTCGCCGAGCGGGGCGCGGGCGCCGGCATCACCCTGGAGCACCCGCGGGGCACCATGGTCCTCTGGGTCGAGCCGAGCGCCCAGCGGCCGTTCACCGAGCAGGACCAGACGCTGCTGGCGCTGCTCGCCGGGCATCTCGGCCAGGGGCTGAGCCGGGTGCACCAGATCGACCAGCAGCGGGAGACCGCGCTGGCGCTGCAGCGGGCGATCCTCGGGCCGGCGCAGCTGCCGGTCGGCTTCGCGGTCCGCTACGAGCCGGCCACCCGGCCGCTGAAGGTCGGCGGCGACTGGTACGACACGATCCCCCTGCCGGACGGCAAGATCGGCATCGTGGTCGGCGACTGCGTCGGCCACGGCCTGCGGGCGGCCACCGTGATGGGCCAGCTCCGGTCCGCGTGCCGGGCACTGCTGCTGCAGGACTCCAGCCCGGCCCGGGCGCTGTCGGCGCTCGACCGGTTCGCCGAGCTGCTGCCCGGCGCGAGCTGCGCGACCGTGTTCTGCGGGGTGCTCGACCCGGTGAGCGGTCACCTGCGCTACTCGGCGGCCGGTCATCCGCCGCCGATCGTCGCGCTCGCCGACGGCACCACCCACCTGCTCGACCAGGGGCGGTCGCGGCCGATCGCGGTCCGGCCGGCGGACGAGCGGCCGGAGGCGACGTACAGCCTGCCGCCGCGGACCACGCTGCTGCTCTACACCGACGGCCTGGTCGAGCGCCGCCGCCAGCCGCTGACCACCGGCATCGACCAGGCGGTCGCCGCGGTGCGGCTGGGCCGGCGGACCCCGATCGAGGACCTGGCCACCGAGGTGATGGAGCACCTCGCGCCGGCCGGTGGCTACGACGACGACGTGGCGCTGCTGCTCTACCGCCAGCCGGGGCCGCTG encodes:
- a CDS encoding SpoIIE family protein phosphatase, with the protein product MNDVFTADAEIGRDLAAVDWDRTPVGPPEQWPQSLRTAVSILLSSRFSMWMAWGPELTFFCNAAYRRDTLGGKYPWALGRPAREVWAEIWEDIGPRIQNVLDTGTATWDEDLLLFLERSGYPEESYHTFSYSPLRDDDGALVGMLCVVSEETDRVVAERRMATLRDLGSDPSVIRTEEETLGFAARQLEKNRRDLPFTLTYRYDEAGRPELRSSTGIAADHPLVADFTGQDGLADLARPDLPTGDWPDPPRQALVVPLPGYGFFVAALNRYRPADEAYLGFVELTAGHVAAGIAGARSYQAQQRRAEELAELDRAKTTFFANISHEFRTPLTLIMGPLDELRARLGDADPEVRDELEVMHRNGLRLGKLVNALLDFSRLEAGRMQARYEPVDLAATTAELASVFRSAVERAGLVFAVDCPPLPEPVLVDRSMWEKVVLNLLSNALKFTFDGSIRVTVRAGDGAAVVTVADTGIGVAPAEMPRLFERFHRIDNARSRSNEGSGIGLAMVKELVGLHRGTVTADSTPGRGTTFTIRLPFGVAHLPPGAAIGPAETAPVAATAEPFLQEANRWLPGDTPLDPPPAVPLTGNAADIVVADDNADMRDYLTRLLRSAGHRVTAVGDGRQALDAARAEAPDLVVSDVMMPVMTGLELVAALRGDTRTAGVPVLLLSARAGEEASIEGLEAGADDYLFKPFSAAELLARVRANVELARLRNHHARWRTALVDSLQEAFFVCDEAGAVIEINAAFTEMIGYGPEDLPYAAVHPWWPDPATDGEAFAQVQAAFDLLVGRQHGDYTIPVRHRDGHRVWVAATFNHVRDPESGRRVIVGTFRDVTDEHYVIQRESALASLSMRLSEADHLENALAVALGELRGLWQASYVVAAVFDGAETPALTATDPALTWEHLPQKRILALRDRPLLTPVAERGAGAGITLEHPRGTMVLWVEPSAQRPFTEQDQTLLALLAGHLGQGLSRVHQIDQQRETALALQRAILGPAQLPVGFAVRYEPATRPLKVGGDWYDTIPLPDGKIGIVVGDCVGHGLRAATVMGQLRSACRALLLQDSSPARALSALDRFAELLPGASCATVFCGVLDPVSGHLRYSAAGHPPPIVALADGTTHLLDQGRSRPIAVRPADERPEATYSLPPRTTLLLYTDGLVERRRQPLTTGIDQAVAAVRLGRRTPIEDLATEVMEHLAPAGGYDDDVALLLYRQPGPLELEFPADSSRLAPIRSALRGWLERCGVDPVTAQNVLVAAGEACANAIEHGHRDLAGGSIRLRAAATADALRLIVTDNGRWRIPRPGENPHRGRGIMLMRAFMGEVTITTGTTGTIIEMQTRIAS